In Anabas testudineus chromosome 12, fAnaTes1.2, whole genome shotgun sequence, the genomic stretch GCGTTCGATCCAGCGCAGTTTCCACCTTTTCTGTTcttgtgatttcattttttgcCACTAAGATGTTTTCTAAGACTTTGCTGCTGGTTccggttctggttctggtttgtGCCTGTTGGTCCTCGGGTGCAGAGAAGAACGGTAAGAAAAGCGCACGTCCTTTTAAATGTAGtccacatttacttttttatttttatttatatttatttatatttatttatattaatttacgTTTCTTACTACAAATATTTAACCTTCTTAAACATCTTCTGCGCCAcaatttactgtttatttactaaaacttaaaaatatCAGTTGATTATTCGACATTCAGCAACtgtgatgatgataaatgagTTTTTTAGGTTGAACTCAGCTAAAGTGGAAAATTTAAACATTGTCTGATTTTGACCagttttactttctcttttattatttctgcaaCATTCATCAGAGACTCACTTTACTAGATCAAACCTGAATTTAAGAGAAAAGGGGGGTTTTAAAGTCTAGAACACCcatcaaatgtatttctttaatactgtaaaaaacagCTCACTTCtgctgaaataacttaaaatgtCCAATATTGAAAGTGATTTtcgttgttttttttcttttacacaatTAAAACCTGATCATATTTAGGACCTTGTAAGCTGTGAGACTACTAACAATAACCGCAAAGTGTTGAAGGAAAtagatcatttaaaatgaaattaatattaaGCTCCTGATTTTCACTGTTGCTTCAATATGTGATTatataaaaatgagaaaaactaaatattgttGCAGTGAATGAGCAGAAACATGccacattttagtttttgctgttaaaataatttaagaacAATGAACTGATTATTAAAATAGCTGCTGAATCAATGAATTTGTTGTATGATTTAACAGTTAACTCatgtttcagctgctttatATCATTATTTAAGCTGCATCATCACAACATGAATaacaatttatatttttctgtccTCAGGCTCTGGACTGGGGAGGACTTTTGTCCTTTTTGATAATTCAGTCACAGACGAACCAATAGACCCAGAGTATCTTGATCCAAACTTTGATTTTAACACCTTCCGTCATAGAAGTGCTTGGATCCGTAATGAAACCACCACCAAGAGCAGCAACAGGCCAAACCTCTCAGAAGAGGCAGTGCTGTTTCTCACTGGTCCTGTGTCCACCATGCTCATCCCTTCCTTCTACACCCTGGTCTGTGTCATCAGTGTGCCGATTAACATCTTTGCCGTGGTGGCCTTCGTTCTGAGGATCCGTCCCAAGAAGCCGGCGGTGATCTATATGCTGAACCTGGCCATCGCCGACctgctctttgctctgctgCTCCCCTTCAAGATCGCCTATCACTTTCTGGGCAACAATTGGATATTCGGCCCGACCATGTGCCGTGTAGTCACTGCAGCCTTTTACTGGAACATGTATTGCTCCGTTCTGCTCGTAGCTTGCATCAGTGTGGACCGGCTTCTTGCTGTGGTCTACCCCATCAACTCTCTGGCTTGGAGGACGCCGCAGAAGGCCATCCTAGCTTGTGCAGCCATGTGGGTGCTATCCTTTGCTGGCTCGGTGCCACTTGTTGTCCCCAATCAGACAGTTACCCTGGAACAACTGAACATCACTACCTGCCATGATGTCCAGTTATATCGTGCAATCTGGAACTATAAAGTCTACTTCCTCACCCTGTGCTGCGTCCTCTTCTTCCTGCCTCTGCTCGTCACAGTGGCGTCCTACACTAAGGTGATCTGGTCGCTGAGCAAGGTCCCACTCAAGTTACCGGGACGTTCGCGCAGAAGAACGAGAGCGGTGGTGATGGCTTTAACAGTGCTGGTGATGTTCATGCTGTGCTTCGCGCCCACAAACTGCCTGCTGCTGACACACTACCTGCAATTCAACAAAGCCACCGACACCGCTGATGGCTCCTACTCAGCCTAtctggtgtttttgtgtttgggAAGTCTGAACTGCCTCCTGGATCCCCTGGTCTACTACTTTGGATCATCCCAGTGCCAGAGACAACTATCCAGAGCCCTGGGCTGTAAGAAGATAACAGGGGGCAGTAGCATCAGTCATTCATCTGACTCGTGCAGATCCAGCACCAGAACAACGCTGACGTCCAGCTCCAAAATAAGCGCTCCAATTGCCAAAATGGACAGTTTCCAAGCAAACCTCAACAGCCAATACAAGAAGCTGCTGGTTTGATAAACCGTCACACTGAGCAGATCAAACTGACTCTTACCTGATATTAAAGTGAttaaacagtagaaataaaaataaaacatgtggGGCCACGCATCTGTTTCACAGGGGTTAGCCGGCTTTCTACAACTAGAATAAAGAAAGGGCAGCAGAACGTATCAAACCAACAGAAACAGCCACACAGGGCAGGAAGCTGAGATAAGAATAAGTTTCTAGAACATTTCAGTCCAACATATAATACTGcgaaatgcttttatttttgcactgtATGTATCAGAGCTTATGAGTTTGTAAGCTGCACATTTATCTGTAGATGTTACATTTGAAGGACAGAAACCACTTCTTATTATGTCTAttttttctgtatatatattttattctatattttttctatattattttcacagcacttatgtttcatctgtgaaaagtgacatttctttcctttatgCCTTTTAGATGatatatatgaatatgttttttaataaatatgttgGTCTATCATTGTGAGTTTCACAGATGACCAACAGAAACCAGTCTTCAGTGTAGTTTGTGTCATGCTCCCTCCTGCTGGTGGAAAGTCTACATTACTAAATCCTGTTAAAACCTTTCTATTACACCACAGCTTGAAATGATTGGTGTGAGTTATTTTGTAAATGCTACAGGGGCTAAACAGAGCTGCAAATATGAAGCATTTTCTCAATTAAGTCGGGTTATGAGACGTCACATAATAAAGTGAAAAGCTGCTCAtcaaacatgaatttatttaataattctaTACTGATTAGTGAATATTTTCATCAGtagttttctacatttaaagTTGTGTTTAGGGACCTGCAGAACTCTTggtttctttaatatttattttcaaatggtGATATTTGAAGTCCAATACAGAAAATCATGCATTTGTTCTAGTTCAGTACAGTTAAATAACAGAGATATGTTAAGATTTCATATGTTAAACAGATATCTGCGTTGAAcgcagcactgctgctgctatatttttaataaatctgttctcttatatgtttttttcagaaGAATTTGAACCTTTCTGTGATCTAAACATGAATTAAATCACCGTGTAGGATAGCATACTGTATTGATCAGTTCTTTAGGAATGTGTGTCAagcagtatatttatttattaccagATATCGGAGCTCTTCAATGTCTCCTTACTGAGTTTTAATAAAGGGGATATATACAACAAAGATTTCTGAGCATTAGGCCTTTGACATCCTAAACACATGCCAGTGGAGAAAGTGAAACTAcataataactaaaataaaatgctgtggTTATTctataaatattcatatataatGTTTCATAACACTCCACAGGCGTCACAGCTGTTGATTGGCATTCTTACATATTAATGTAATGTTGACTAAAGCCTGCACCAGTTGATTCCTGGCATCCCAACAACGTCCTTTGACAACACTGTGGGTCAGGACGTGGGAAGTGTCGTTTGGTTACGATCCTCAACTCCTCCATCCGTCCATAACCTGAGGGCGCTCACGGTAGGGTGTGTGCCATCACCTGACCGGGTGACATCACACAGGTGTAAAAACCAAAGGTGTCTAAAGAGGGAATTGCAGTTAAACCAGCGACGAGGAGCAGCTACCCGGAGCCGCACCCGTGGACACAGGTTTGGACTTTAACATCGACAGTCATGGATTTCAGGGCGCGTTGGTTCCAGCTGTTCCTGCTTCTGTGTTACGCGCGGATTTGCCTGTCGGTGCAGATAGGTGAGGTCCCACCTGTTCGTCTTTATTGTTTGTGTTCTCTAGTCGGGACAAAGCTCAGCTCAGTGAGAAGAGAGCCCTAaaaaaactttactaaactCCTTAAATCGAACAACTTGGTTCGTGTGTTTGTTACTGATTGTGTTGTTAGTCTGTCAGAAGTAGACTGACCCCAATCAGGCGTCGTTGTGATGTAAATGAGTCATGAACAGACGTAACTACTGTAGGAAAGAGGTCAGAGCCCGCAGCTAGAAGGAACTGAAAGCAGTTTGACTTTCAGATGTGGCCAACTTTTGCTATTTCCCTGCACATAAACCTCTTGAATCTCTGTTGTACTTCTGctttctaaatgttttcattctgacTTCCTAGAGGGAAAAGGCTTCACTGGCACGGAGACCAGTGAGGGGGTGACGCTCAACTCCCAGGCCAGCGAAATCCTGAGCAGCCGTCTTACAACAGTCTTCCTCCCGGTCATCTAcatcattgtgtttgttgtggggTTGCCCACCAATGCCATGGCCATCTGGGTGTTCCTCTTCAGGACCAAGAAGAAGCACCCTTCGTCGATCTTCATGGCCAACCTGGCCCTGGCCGACCTCCTCTTCGTCATCTGGGTCCCCTTAAAGATAGCGTACCACTTCAATGGCAACAACTGGATCTACGGAGAGGGGCTGTGCAAAGTGCTGGTTGCTTTCTTCTATGGGAACATGTACTGCTCCATCGCCTTCATCGCTTGTATAAGTGTTCAGCGTTACTGGGCTGTGGTCCACCCGCTCTCCCAGCAGAAGAAGAGCAACTGTAAGGCTGTGTCCATCTCCGTTGCAGTCTGGGTGGTGGTCTGGCTCATCACCATCCCTCTGTACCTGTACGACCAACAGGTCCGTGTAACAAACCTCAACATCCAAACCTGCCATGACGTCACCAGGCCCAGTCAGAAGAAGACAGCAGCAGGCTACTTCCTGACAATGGGAACTCTGGGATTTATTGTACCAACCGTCGTGTGCGTCGTATCCTACATCCTCATGCTCAAGGCTCTCAGGAACAGCATGGAGGATCCATCCATCACCAGGAAGCGACGAAAGGCTGTGGTCTTGATCATCACCGTCCTGATAATGTTCGTAGTGTGCTTTACCCCCAGTAACATTATGTTGCTGGTGCACTACACCCTCCTGCTCCAAAATACTACCAACAACCTGTACGGATTTTACATCACCACCCTGTGCTTGGCGAGTCTCAACAGCTGCATTGACCCTTTTGTTTACTACTTTATCTCGGAGGACTTCAGGGATCACGTGAAGAACACGTTCCTGTGCAGGAGTGAGAGGACAGTGGAGAGAATGAGGGTCTCCTTCAGTGCCCTGAAGTTCTCGAAGAAGAGCAACACGTATACGTCTGAGTCGGGGAACACACAGAACACTGACTGCTAGCAGTCTTCTTAAAatagatttagtttttaattcagaAGAGTCATAATTAAAAGTGACCTCCTCGAAAACTCAGCACTAAGTTActactgttttatgttttgtattgtttttatatctTTAATATTAGACATTATTTGATGCAGACCTCTGCcgtttatttaatattaatgattaCAACATATTCTCTTTGTTGAAATTTTATTGAGATGAACTCTGTCAGCCTCTCGACTTTGAGACCCAGCTCAAACAGATGCAGACTGCATCCTGTTGCATCACATTTTTACCTCTTGTATGCTTTGAAGCTCAATAATAAAAGTAGCGACGTCTACtccttttatttaaacattacagcactgagttttttttctccGTTAAATGTTTTACAGGCCAAGTGGCATTTGCTGCGTTTAAAGGCCTCTATTAATAATTACACAGAAACCAAGAGAAGTTGAATGTTGCTGTGGTTTGATGTGAAACATGCTGTACAGACTGTGCCATTTCGTGGATTCCACCATTAGAAAACTGTGGTCATGTCATTGTTGCACTTGCTCATTACGAAGAGTTGTTTTTGAAGATTTAACTGATCGTACATGACAATGGCAGACGGCGATGGGCAGAGAGAGATCAGATGCCCTGTAAACAAGCAGAGGCGTGTTTTTCACATAACTGTTATTGCCTAACAGGTATCGACAGTCATAAAAACTCAAAGAACAGCATTTTTCAAACTACTAGTACAAAACAGAGGACATGCAGTCCAATGAAATC encodes the following:
- the f2rl1.1 gene encoding coagulation factor II (thrombin) receptor-like 1, tandem duplicate 1, which produces MDFRARWFQLFLLLCYARICLSVQIEGKGFTGTETSEGVTLNSQASEILSSRLTTVFLPVIYIIVFVVGLPTNAMAIWVFLFRTKKKHPSSIFMANLALADLLFVIWVPLKIAYHFNGNNWIYGEGLCKVLVAFFYGNMYCSIAFIACISVQRYWAVVHPLSQQKKSNCKAVSISVAVWVVVWLITIPLYLYDQQVRVTNLNIQTCHDVTRPSQKKTAAGYFLTMGTLGFIVPTVVCVVSYILMLKALRNSMEDPSITRKRRKAVVLIITVLIMFVVCFTPSNIMLLVHYTLLLQNTTNNLYGFYITTLCLASLNSCIDPFVYYFISEDFRDHVKNTFLCRSERTVERMRVSFSALKFSKKSNTYTSESGNTQNTDC
- the LOC113159874 gene encoding proteinase-activated receptor 1-like, encoding MFSKTLLLVPVLVLVCACWSSGAEKNGSGLGRTFVLFDNSVTDEPIDPEYLDPNFDFNTFRHRSAWIRNETTTKSSNRPNLSEEAVLFLTGPVSTMLIPSFYTLVCVISVPINIFAVVAFVLRIRPKKPAVIYMLNLAIADLLFALLLPFKIAYHFLGNNWIFGPTMCRVVTAAFYWNMYCSVLLVACISVDRLLAVVYPINSLAWRTPQKAILACAAMWVLSFAGSVPLVVPNQTVTLEQLNITTCHDVQLYRAIWNYKVYFLTLCCVLFFLPLLVTVASYTKVIWSLSKVPLKLPGRSRRRTRAVVMALTVLVMFMLCFAPTNCLLLTHYLQFNKATDTADGSYSAYLVFLCLGSLNCLLDPLVYYFGSSQCQRQLSRALGCKKITGGSSISHSSDSCRSSTRTTLTSSSKISAPIAKMDSFQANLNSQYKKLLV